In a single window of the Maniola jurtina chromosome 4, ilManJurt1.1, whole genome shotgun sequence genome:
- the LOC123864915 gene encoding uncharacterized protein LOC123864915 isoform X8 produces MLKWTVYGKKNQDIQINNDEETEEAEPYTHKVYDDKIRRSLDAQTVKKSKKPSRYQRRSLGAAARKNSCRNVDKENINCIGNTPNHFREGFVKKLDSNALKDVSNITPTLGTPNVEKRILYRAASKDDIPPDLPPTPPTYSRRVREAKKRKLEMTSCNNNVVFNRNSCIYKSERRIKQDRSLIASPKLSHSVSEPSLNELSERLSSSSGSNRSSFAITKQINNKKMVSTTKSASEGLVEIEYEKDLVINCVEKPVILDKEKLERSTLPIFGHRLFTDNPLYFNKNEDGSPNIRPLKRTRKKSNDFESSFKSPSIDKKDVHSLVRDGCSPSVTPLSVKLAALRFSTMSTHTKSQRAVCNNDITEFFPKIENHFTIPLRDEESSTEMENKFILEKESINSVSESTVKSSTSQMGDVTLERMIEDIIKSTKIVKSKRRIFNNIQNEDKTSIEEEIPTIESIKDLFVKPQTEIKTNLIKEARYVNLSRENSVSPKATPIKKRTPIHRVNDKLLKNVPIGGFILDDGDGYNEREVRTPDNCVDVKPKLSIYNHVNMPLNRTRSMNSSLTEKGNLQQVSSESTPDLYSAIRDCKNNRLRRQKCIRRKKSTVSMDSLWKQKQTESKSSLVLTLEMGLPSPATELQNSSLCEPISTQYTRMISSEKDYPLNDSMRSYVSHSSLKPNEPVQNTRSRELFGLTLENGIPSPITPLPNLKRSSNALSEERAHKTSKLEEDLFSNDVMTPVLEHKTSRRCLTYSPEDSSISSSEEKRRSVASNRLERSGDRFQTIKGTIDLEIIMRNNIIDVHVIRCRDLQRSSGKVDDINAYAKVVISGVAEDQSLPSQRSIFQRTSVLYGKREPEFQRHLKLPLPAAVYDHQILHISVWHRDKKYRRSEFLGCVSFPLKDAIKSDISGTYFLQQGRQSAAQDGRVTERCKMATDNTETSTNEGAKESSDKGVASNGPSTNQAQVAAALQREADEHLFLRYLELDPPEDPAAPRRAQRNGRTPFTTTRKLVRAMSGGFGFTVVWTRPPKVERVAAGGSAEKAGLRAGDYIVFVGNKNVVTASEEEVRNLVKAAGQTLNLETFRRVPQNGVGVKPRLTQVTIPAPESTPPPAPRSPRAAALASPAAAARPPTACSSTSQSLDRRKLHLPQVTFSKETTGLATDGRKRALLALVAREQHYATCLQFGLVRFVSPLAERADLIAPSDHQLLFQNIEEIFRLSEDILDQIVQDDGEIQTSTVLAVYLQKAPVFLSLYKKYCLGLKRADCVLVKKSKDPSGAFSRFCTSPPIPRRRPDITSLVHKPLEQFRELLRLMRAAASCSGSGPYDQLEKKQLQVIVEQLQCGYQDVTAGSGLMGLAGDGKPLLSVADLESRLVFTRCKPFVLSTAGRQWIFGGELSRVEGRTIRPYWALLFSDLLLFATVSRDRVLFVTEEPVALGTVSEAQFNVRKKATEFRLILGRAGGESPLVSCAPRTPARSRPIVLRAPSIDLKAVWQSLLQRQIYRAHTMSGTPLGSPLDSPDPQLTFSLATLDSQQRQTRRSSAETQTGGGGSAVEVPRSNRSRGSTLHLQRWMTQLPEAEELDPPEPDMEMWSVEELRKRSKELNLLEVAELIENNTKNENRESTVVNRVEKKENDRSPSKSSNSGSQITVRTSPVVVDTIPVCRQCHKKCLSKPNSPLISQKEPPVPPKPKAETSPQNSASNKSNTSICSANCGNRKQKHFSHLERKGAIRIRPEDAPKAAMKVIDSIEQSQRMLKSKSYELKTDSPILNTSITRSHSHTKSHLELRKEHSIMSPSPTSSSRNSPLSTSHTTCSSMVFNSSSNDLRTSSSNIANQVQCVIAQEKYLNEVKCVESITLSRTKTSAYPSPATLRKDERTRQKAETVLNKVLGMNIITKRENVGTRLRTSSVFLDDDSIHEDDNDFRIQRGLRRSPRMGISAVSKMNGDISKKTEMLEDINANTNDVLSDEDSELGPLMLMGLSAINPAAHLMRVEPFKRTHFELSATSINTVNSRPGSLGSIKSESPVPNIAVVPPTPDYNTTNKTDQLVDESPDSPDAPDDLPYVSLKRYGTMSSLERLPSDETDDGNVRLTAQEPDTSKTYSTEFPDLCLSNCNENETFAVTSAAGGIMGWTARAGSFVVEKMNIFSHTESVPNTSIAHKQPSFLERWNTTHWEKRR; encoded by the exons ATGCTGAAGTGGACGGTGTATGGTAAAAAGAATCAagacatacaaataaataacgaTGAAGAAACAGAGGAAGCAGAACCATACACGCATAAAGTATATGATGATAAAATTAGACGATCTTTAGATGCACAGACTgtcaaaaaaagtaaaaagcctAGTAGATATCAAAGAAGATCCTTAGGTGCAGCTGCTAGAAAAAATAGCTGTCGAAATGtagataaagaaaatattaactGTATAGGCAATACACCGAATCATTTTAGAGAAGGATTTGTTAAGAAACTTGATAGCAATGCTTTAAAAGACGTTAGTAATATCACTCCTACTTTAGGTACCCCAAATGTCGAAAAAAGAATACTCTATCGGGCTGCATCCAAAGACGATATTCCCCCAGATTTACCTCCTACTCCTCCCACCTATAGTAGAAGAGTCAGAGAGGCAAAGAAGAGAAAACTCGAAATGACTAGCTGCAATAATAACGTAGTTTTTAATAGAAATAGTTGTATTTATAAATCGGAGCGAAGAATAAAGCAAGACAGAAGTTTAATAGCATCACCTAAACTAAGTCATAGTGTTTCTGAACCATCTTTGAATGAGTTATCAGAAAGATTAAGTTCATCCTCAGGTAGTAACAGAAGTTCTTTTGCAATaacaaagcaaataaataataagaaaatggtaAGTACCACAAAAAGTGCAAGTGAAGGTCTAGTGGAAATAGAATATGAAAAGGATTTAGTTATAAATTGTGTTGAAAAACCGGTTATTCTTGATAAAGAAAAATTAGAAAGGTCTACTTTACCTATATTTGGTCACCGTCTATTTACAGACAATCCtttatatttcaataaaaatgaaGATGGTTCACCTAATATTAGACCATTAAAACGGACACGGAAAAAATCGAATGATTTTGAAAGTTCTTTTAAATCTCCCTCAATTGATAAGAAAGACGTACATTCATTAGTTAGAGATGGTTGTTCTCCTTCTGTCACACCACTGTCTGTAAAATTAGCTGCTCTAAGATTTAGCACTATGAGTACGCATACTAAGTCACAACGAGCTGTTTGTAACAACGATATAACAGAATTCTTCCCAAAAATAGAAAATCATTTCACTATTCCATTAAGGGATGAAGAAAGCTCTACTGAAATGGAAAATAAGTTTATTCTTGAGAAAGAGTCTATAAATAGCGTATCAGAGTCAACAGTCAAGAGTTCAACCTCTCAGATGGGGGATGTAACTCTGGAAAGAATGATAGAAGACATTATAAAAAGTACGAAAATAGTAAAATCTAAAAGAAGaatattcaataatatacaGAATGAAGATAAAACATCGATTGAAGAAGAAATTCCTACAATTGAATCAATAAAAGACTTGTTTGTGAAACCACAAACTGAAAtcaaaactaatttaattaaagaAGCTAGATACGTGAACTTATCAAGAGAAAATTCAGTATCTCCAAAAGCTACACCTATTAAAAAAAGAACTCCAATTCATAGAGTAAACGACAAATTACTAAAAAATGTTCCTATAGGAGGATTCATCTTGGATGATGGCGATGGATATAATGAGAGAGAAGTACGAACTCCCGACAATTGTGTAGATGTTAAACCTAAGTTAAGTATTTATAATCATGTTAATATGCCATTAAATAGGACGCGATCAATGAACTCGTCTCTAACTGAGAAAGGAAATCTGCAGCAAGTATCATCTGAATCAACACCAGACTTATATTCTGCGATAAGAGATTGCAAAAATAATAGATTGAGAAGACAAAAATGTATTCGCAGAAAAAAGTCTACTGTTAGTATGGATAGTCTTTGGAAACAGAAACAAACTGAATCTAAATCTTCTTTGGTCCTAACTTTGGAAATGGGTTTACCCAGTCCAGCTACAGAACTACAAAATTCTTCATTATGTGAACCAATAAGTACGCAGTATACTAGAATGATTTCTTCAGAAAAGGATTATCCACTAAACGATTCAATGAGGTCTTATGTATCACACAGCAGTTTAAAACCGAATGAACCAGTGCAAAACACAAGATCGAGGGAGCTATTTGGTTTAACATTAGAAAATGGCATTCCTAGTCCAATTACTCCATTACCGAATCTCAAGAGATCCAGTAATGCCCTAAGTGAAGAAAGAGCTCACAAAACGAGTAAGTTGGAGGAGGATTTATTTTCGAATGATGTGATGACACCAGTGCTAGAACATAAAACATCGAGACGATGTCTTACGTACTCTCCAGAAGACAGTAGTATAAGCAGCAGTGAAGAAAAAAGACGAAGCGTTGCAAGCAACCGTTTAGAGAGAAGCGGTGATCGATTTCAAACCATAAAAGGAACAATTGATTTAGAGATTATTATGAGAAATAATATCATAGACGTGCACG TGATTCGATGTCGAGACCTGCAACGTTCTTCGGGGAAAGTCGACGATATCAATGCATATGCAAAG gTTGTAATCAGCGGGGTGGCCGAAGATCAAAGTTTGCCATCTCAACGATCAATATTCCAGCGAACCTCAGTCCTCTACGGGAAGAGAGAACCGGAGTTCCAACGCCATCTGAAACTGCCGTTGCCGGCTGCTGTATACGATCATCAAATTCTGCACATCTCTGTATGGCACAGGGATAAGAAATACAG GCGGAGCGAGTTTCTAGGATGCGTCTCGTTTCCGTTGAAAGATGCGATTAAAAGCGACATTTCCGGCACGTACTTCCTGCAGCAGGGGCGCCAGAGCGCGGCGCAGGACGGGCGCGTGACCGAGCGGTGCAAGATGGCCACTGACAACACTGAGACTAGCACCAATGAGGGCGCCAAAGAAAGTTCTGACAAAG gcGTAGCATCCAACGGCCCATCAACAAATCAAGCTCAAGTAGCAGCAGCGTTGCAACGTGAGGCAGATGAGCACCTGTTCCTGAGATACCTGGAGCTCGACCCTCCTGAGGACCCCGCTGCACCGCGCCGGGCGCAGCGAAATGGAAGAACACCATTTACGACTACTAGAAA GTTAGTAAGAGCGATGAGTGGTGGTTTCGGTTTCACGGTCGTCTGGACTCGCCCTCCCAAAGTAGAACGAGTAGCAGCGGGAGGATCAGCAGAAAAAGCTGGTCTTCGCGCTGGTGACTACATCGTGTTTGTTGGTAACAAGAACGTAGTTACTGCTTCAGAGGAAGAAGTCCGGAATCTTGTCAA AGCAGCAGGACAGACCTTGAACTTAGAGACCTTCAGACGCGTGCCACAAAACGGTGTTGGAGTTAAGCCACGCCTTACTCAAGTCACTATACCGGCACCAGAATCAACACCGCCTCCAGCTCCAAGATCCCCAAGGGCTGCGGCCTTAGCCTCCCCTGCAGCAGCCGCCAGGCCTCCAACGGCCTGTTCCTCTACCAGTCAGTCTCTGGATAGACGCAAGCTACACCTGCCCCAAGTTACATTTTCAAAGGAG ACCACAGGCCTAGCAACTGATGGAAGGAAAAGAGCACTTCTTGCCCTAGTAGCAAGGGAACAGCATTATGCAACCTGCCTGCAATTTGGTCTTGTCCGATTCGTCTCACCCTTAGCTGAAAGAGCAGACCTCATTGCTCCAAGCGACCACCAGTTAttgtttcaaaatattgaaGAG ATATTTAGGCTATCGGAGGATATTTTGGACCAAATAGTTCAAGACGATGGCGAAATACAGACGTCGACGGTTCTCGCTGTATACTTACAAAAGGCTCCTGTGTTCCTTAGTCTTTATAAGAAATATTGTCTGGGactgaaaagagctgattgcgTATTG GTAAAAAAGTCAAAAGACCCCAGCGGGGCGTTCTCAAGGTTCTGCACTAGTCCCCCAATTCCAAGAAGAAGGCCAGATATTACGTCATTAGTCCACAAACCACTCGAGCAATTTCGGGAACTCCTTAGATTAATGAGAGCAGCGGCTAGTTGTAGTGGGTCAGGGCCTTACGACCAACTTGAAAAGAAGCAACTTCAAGTTATTGTGGAACAGTTGCAG TGTGGTTACCAAGATGTGACAGCGGGATCAGGTTTGATGGGACTCGCTGGAGATGGAAAACCGTTGTTGTCTGTTGCCGACCTTGAAAGTCGACTCGTGTTCACTAGATGTAAG CCATTCGTCTTAAGCACAGCAGGGAGGCAATGGATATTCGGCGGAGAACTGTCAAGAGTGGAAGGCAGAACAATCCGACCGTACTGGGCCTTACTGTTCTCAGATCTGCTGCTATTTGCCACAGTGTCAAGGGATCGAGTCCTCTTTGTAACAGAGGAGCCGGTCGCATTGGGGACGGTGTCAGAAGCTCAGTTCAATGTTAGGAAAAAAG CGACTGAATTCCGGCTAATCTTGGGTCGAGCTGGTGGTGAAAGTCCGTTAGTGTCATGTGCTCCGCGGACACCAGCGCGCTCACGGCCCATCGTTTTAAGGGCGCCTTCCATTGACCTAAAGGCCGTGTGGCAGAGCTTACTGCAAAGACAAAT ATATCGCGCACACACGATGTCAGGAACACCTCTTGGCTCACCGCTGGACTCGCCAGATCCACAGCTGACCTTCAGCCTGGCAACCCTCGATTCCCAACAGAGACAG ACTCGACGTAGCTCAGCAGAAACGCAAACAGGAGGAGGTGGGAGTGCTGTAGAAGTTCCTAGGAGTAACAGAAGTCGAGGGTCCACGTTACACTTGCAGAGATGGATGACTCAGTTACCTGAGGCTGAAGAGTTAGACCCCCCAGAGCCAGATATGGAG ATGTGGAGTGTAGAAGAGCTAAGAAAGAGATCGAAAGAACTAAATCTTTTAGAAGTAGCAGAACTTATAGAGAATAAtacgaaaaatgaaaatagagaaAGTACTGTTGTTAATCGTGTGGAAAAGAAGGAAAATGACCGAAGTCCATCCAAAAGTAGTAATTCTGGTAgtcag aTAACTGTCCGAACGAGTCCAGTTGTAGTTGATACTATTCCGGTTTGCCGGCAGTGTCACAAGAAATGCTTATCCAAGCCAAATAGTCCATTAATATCACAAAAAGAACCACCAGTACCTCCTAAGCCAAAAGCCGAAACTTCGCCTCAAAATTCTGCCTCAAATAAAAGTAATACTAGCATTTGTAGTGCAAACTGTGGTAACcgtaaacaaaaacatttttctcACTTAGAACGTAAAGGTGCAATTAGGATACGCCCTGAAGATGCCCCTAAGGCAGCTATGAAAGTAATTGATTCAATAGAACAAAGTCAAAGGATGCTCAAATCAAAATCCTATGAACTGAAAACAGATTCACCGATTTTGAACACAAGCATCACAAGAAGTCACAGTCATACAAAGAGCCATTTGGAACTGAGAAAAGAACATTCTATTATGTCACCTAGTCCCACTTCTAGTAGTAGGAATAGTCCTCTGTCCACTAGCCACACAACATGTAGCTCAATGGTATTTAACTCTAGTTCAAACGACTTAAGAACCTCAAGTTCAAATATAGCTAATCAAGTGCAATGTGTTATAGCTCAAGAGAAATACTTAAACGAGGTTAAATGTGTAGAAAGCATAACGCTTTCAAGAACGAAAACATCAGCTTATCCTTCACCGGCAACCTTAAGAAAAGATGAACGAACGAGACAAAAAGCTGAAACGGTATTAAATAAGGTATTAGGCATGAACATAATAACCAAACGAGAAAACGTCGGTACACGCCTACGAACTTCATCAGTCTTTTTGGACGACGATTCAATACATGAAGATGATAATGACTTCAGAATACAAAGAGGCCTTCGAAGATCGCCGAGAATGGGTATATCAGCTGTTAGCAAAATGAATGGTGATATaagtaaaaaaactgaaatgcTTGAAGATATAAATGCAAACACAAATGACGTATTATCTGATGAAGATTCAGAGCTAGGTCCCCTTATGTTAATGGGTCTTTCTGCTATTAATCCCGCAGCACATCTTATGAGAGTTGAGCCATTTAAAAGGACACATTTTGAACTATCTGCAACTAGCATAAATACGGTCAATTCAAGACCAGGCAGTCTAGGTTCAATAAAATCCGAATCTCCCGTGCCGAATATAGCAGTTGTCCCACCAACTCCTGATTATAATACGACTAATAAGACT GATCAGCTTGTAGATGAATCTCCCGATTCCCCAGACGCCCCAGATGATTTACCTTATGTGTCGTTAAAAAG GTATGGCACAATGTCAAGCCTGGAAAGGCTGCCATCCGATGAGACTGATGATGGTAACGTAAGACTGACTGCACAGGAGCCAGATACTTCCAAAACGTATAGCACAG AATTTCCAGATCTCTGCCTAAGTAATTGTAATGAGAATGAAACGTTTGCAGTAACAAGTGCAGCGGGTGGTATAATGGGCTGGACAGCACGTGCTGGTTCATTTGTTGTTGAGAAGATGAATATTTTTAGTCACACGGAAAGCGTGCCAAATACCTCAATAGCGCATAAACAACCATCTTTCTTAGAACG GTGGAACACAACACATTGGGAAAAACGACGCTGA